One segment of Deltaproteobacteria bacterium DNA contains the following:
- a CDS encoding DUF5610 domain-containing protein codes for MSNINSAASIHASVNKQSAAETKISLLDSIRTKKAKRGRSAASESGRDKVDVDMKKIYKSLTVLGDEVIRKLNGILKSDLPQGIASLKPEEHTPEATAQRIVDGTTALFSIYQKQNPNLQGEELLDSFMQTIRGGIKQGYDDAVGILSAIGAFEFDNVEEGIEKTMQLVEEKLTAFEDNFRKQLSEQPATDSKPTDTTAPAAQTK; via the coding sequence AACATAAATAGTGCTGCGTCAATTCACGCGTCTGTTAACAAGCAATCCGCCGCGGAAACAAAAATTTCTCTCCTCGATTCGATAAGGACGAAGAAGGCAAAAAGGGGCCGATCCGCTGCATCGGAGTCGGGCCGAGACAAAGTAGATGTAGACATGAAGAAAATCTACAAGAGTCTTACAGTTCTTGGCGACGAAGTTATAAGGAAATTAAACGGGATACTTAAAAGCGATCTTCCTCAGGGCATCGCCTCGCTAAAACCCGAGGAGCACACGCCTGAAGCCACTGCGCAACGAATAGTAGACGGCACGACAGCGCTATTCAGTATCTACCAGAAGCAGAATCCTAATTTACAGGGAGAGGAGCTTTTGGATTCGTTTATGCAGACCATTAGAGGCGGGATAAAACAGGGCTACGATGATGCTGTCGGCATTCTTTCCGCCATCGGAGCTTTTGAATTCGATAACGTCGAAGAAGGCATAGAAAAAACCATGCAACTAGTTGAAGAAAAGTTAACTGCCTTCGAGGACAATTTTAGAAAACAACTAAGCGAGCAACCAGCAACTGATTCTAAACCTACTGACACAACCGCACCTGCTGCGCAAACTAAGTGA
- the tsaD gene encoding tRNA (adenosine(37)-N6)-threonylcarbamoyltransferase complex transferase subunit TsaD, which yields MLLAIETSCDETAVTLYASEAAARLDSSKILVELISSQVDLHKPYGGVVPEIAARNHIATLPMLITKAFLQSGTTVKDVSMVAATRGPGLKGCLLVGLGMAKAIAFSRKVPLLALNHLEGHLFACEFMEGHLRPKLPMLALLVSGGHTMLVSVPKFREYKVLASTRDDAAGEAFDKIASILGLPYPGGPALSREATSGNANSFSLPVGLRENNTSFSFSGLKTAVARTVAKLGGLEGVREKGLVADLAASSERAIVEALKVKVAAALKSLRPQSFLLTGGVAANLLLREELAQVCADQDVRFSVPPFKWCTDNATMMAALAASIIKHNPNLYGSEWRAAEHPGYLGPGVAIEVGAVARWPLEEISGV from the coding sequence ATGTTGTTAGCCATTGAAACGAGTTGTGATGAAACTGCAGTTACTCTTTATGCGAGTGAGGCTGCTGCTCGTTTGGATAGTTCTAAGATATTAGTTGAGTTAATTTCTTCCCAGGTAGACTTACATAAACCTTACGGCGGCGTGGTCCCAGAAATTGCGGCAAGAAACCATATTGCAACGCTTCCGATGTTAATTACTAAGGCGTTTTTGCAAAGTGGCACTACAGTTAAAGATGTTAGCATGGTTGCCGCTACTCGTGGTCCTGGGCTTAAGGGCTGCCTTTTAGTCGGCTTGGGAATGGCAAAGGCTATAGCATTTAGTCGAAAAGTTCCACTGCTTGCGCTTAACCATTTGGAAGGGCATTTGTTTGCTTGTGAGTTTATGGAAGGGCATCTTCGCCCAAAACTTCCCATGCTAGCTTTACTAGTTTCTGGCGGGCATACGATGCTAGTATCTGTGCCTAAGTTTAGAGAGTATAAGGTTTTAGCGAGCACTCGCGATGATGCCGCCGGAGAAGCGTTTGACAAGATAGCAAGTATTTTGGGCCTTCCATATCCAGGAGGGCCTGCATTATCTCGCGAGGCTACAAGTGGCAATGCCAATTCTTTTAGTTTACCGGTAGGTCTAAGGGAGAATAACACGAGTTTTAGCTTTAGTGGGCTAAAAACTGCGGTAGCGCGCACGGTGGCAAAGCTCGGTGGCTTAGAGGGGGTAAGAGAGAAGGGACTAGTTGCGGATTTAGCGGCTTCCAGTGAGAGAGCAATAGTAGAGGCGCTAAAAGTAAAAGTCGCTGCCGCTTTAAAGTCGCTTAGACCGCAGTCTTTTTTGTTAACGGGCGGAGTAGCTGCAAACCTGCTTCTAAGAGAGGAGCTAGCTCAGGTTTGTGCTGACCAAGACGTGCGCTTCTCTGTTCCGCCGTTTAAGTGGTGCACGGACAATGCCACTATGATGGCAGCTCTTGCAGCTTCTATCATCAAGCACAATCCTAATTTGTATGGAAGCGAGTGGCGAGCTGCCGAGCACCCAGGGTATTTGGGCCCCGGCGTAGCCATTGAGGTTGGTGCTGTGGCGAGATGGCCGCTAGAAGAAATTAGTGGCGTATAG